One Trueperaceae bacterium DNA window includes the following coding sequences:
- a CDS encoding LemA family protein has product MGSLLILAVLVVLVVIAVGIYNRIITLENRFQNAWSQIDVQLKRRNDLVPNLVETVKGYAAHEQAVFEEVSRSRQQLMGARSVAESADAANMMSAALGRLLAVAEAYPELKANENFRLLQEELSSIENKIAYARQFYNDAVLQYNNVIETVPGMWLAGPMGKEEQVFLEIPETERQVPAVSFS; this is encoded by the coding sequence ATGGGATCGCTGCTGATCTTGGCTGTGCTGGTAGTACTGGTCGTCATTGCGGTAGGCATCTACAACCGCATCATCACTCTGGAGAACCGTTTCCAGAATGCCTGGAGCCAGATAGACGTGCAGCTCAAGCGTCGCAACGATCTGGTCCCCAACCTCGTCGAGACGGTCAAGGGGTACGCTGCCCACGAGCAGGCCGTCTTCGAAGAGGTGTCCCGCTCGAGACAACAGCTCATGGGGGCACGGTCGGTGGCCGAGTCGGCCGACGCAGCGAACATGATGAGCGCCGCGCTTGGTCGCCTGCTTGCGGTCGCCGAGGCCTACCCGGAACTGAAGGCGAACGAGAACTTCCGCCTGCTGCAGGAGGAGTTGTCGTCGATCGAGAACAAGATCGCTTACGCCAGGCAGTTCTACAACGACGCAGTGCTGCAATACAACAACGTGATCGAAACGGTGCCCGGCATGTGGCTCGCCGGTCCGATGGGCAAGGAGGAACAGGTCTTCCTGGAGATCCCGGAGACCGAGCGGCAGGTGCCGGCGGTTTCTTTCAGCTGA
- the mnmA gene encoding tRNA 2-thiouridine(34) synthase MnmA, which produces MNEAPTVQQLRETSFHPEAPKVLCAMSGGVDSSVAAALLREQGFEVVGSMLRFWPDDRPPGAFDVCCSPDAAYDARRIADKIDVPFYLLDYREDFAEVVVDPFVPAYESGETPNPCVWCNRDIKFGSFVKRAIMLGCEFMATGHYVRRVDGPDGVELHRGRDDSKDQTYFLWALPREILRYLLFPLGELTKEEVRALAGERGFATASKPSSNGLCFVSDSVREYMEERSKERPGPIVDAAAGGEVIGEHRGVQFYTIGQKKGLGLYHSHLERYVIELRAKDDTVVVGTREMCHFTTLTAHRANFHCAAEDLPQRVMAQVRYRQRPVPARLELAEDVTFALTFDEPLFAVTVGQSAVLYDGDRLLGGGVIRERA; this is translated from the coding sequence GTGAACGAGGCCCCTACCGTCCAGCAACTGCGGGAGACGTCCTTCCATCCTGAGGCGCCGAAAGTGCTCTGCGCCATGTCGGGCGGAGTCGACTCGTCTGTTGCTGCTGCGCTGCTCCGGGAGCAGGGCTTCGAGGTCGTGGGGTCGATGTTGCGCTTCTGGCCCGACGATCGGCCGCCCGGAGCTTTCGATGTTTGCTGCAGCCCCGATGCGGCCTACGACGCGCGTCGGATCGCAGACAAGATAGACGTACCGTTCTATCTGCTCGATTACCGGGAGGATTTCGCGGAGGTGGTTGTCGATCCCTTCGTACCCGCGTACGAGAGCGGAGAGACGCCCAACCCCTGCGTCTGGTGCAATCGGGACATCAAGTTCGGGTCGTTCGTGAAACGAGCGATCATGCTGGGCTGCGAGTTCATGGCTACAGGTCACTACGTGCGGCGGGTCGATGGCCCAGATGGGGTTGAACTCCACCGGGGTCGTGACGACAGCAAGGACCAGACCTACTTCCTGTGGGCCCTGCCGCGAGAGATCCTCCGCTACCTGCTCTTCCCGCTGGGCGAACTGACCAAGGAGGAAGTGCGCGCATTGGCCGGAGAGCGTGGCTTCGCGACCGCCTCCAAACCCTCGTCGAACGGACTCTGTTTCGTTTCCGATTCGGTGCGTGAGTATATGGAAGAGCGGAGCAAGGAACGACCCGGACCGATCGTGGACGCCGCCGCAGGCGGAGAGGTGATCGGGGAACACCGGGGGGTGCAGTTCTACACGATCGGCCAGAAGAAGGGGCTGGGGCTCTACCACTCGCACCTCGAGCGTTACGTGATCGAGTTGCGGGCGAAGGACGATACCGTCGTAGTGGGCACCCGGGAGATGTGCCACTTCACGACTCTTACCGCTCACCGTGCCAACTTCCACTGTGCGGCGGAGGATCTTCCGCAGAGGGTGATGGCACAGGTCAGGTACCGCCAGAGGCCGGTGCCGGCGCGCCTCGAACTGGCTGAGGACGTCACCTTCGCCCTCACCTTCGACGAACCGCTCTTCGCGGTCACCGTGGGGCAGTCGGCCGTGCTGTACGACGGGGACAGGTTGCTGGGCGGCGGAGTGATCAGGGAGCGGGCCTGA
- the coxB gene encoding cytochrome c oxidase subunit II: MRCRGNASSLPRLSLLLSLFGAVSPLQLAFANWVTEPRGPAATGIAQLSWVLFIVALIVVVIVLALYLFALTSEGAPRGTTPSWSTPFVVIGGIVVPTFILISVLTYSLGKTSALQEVGEGEPITIEVVGNQWWWEVRYPEEGVVTANELRIPVGVPVRLELTSDDVIHSFWVPTLNGKMDLVPGRTNTLIIEAEEVGLYRGSCAEYCGTQHAKMNLLVLAEPRETFEGWLADQRRSAALPDTPLEREGLEVFLSSACVYCHTIEGTNATGDLGPDLTHLASRLTLGAGTIANNRGNLAGWIVNSQALKPGNRMPPMYLEADDLQALLAYLGSLE, translated from the coding sequence ATGCGGTGCCGAGGAAACGCCTCATCGCTCCCAAGGCTGAGCCTGCTGCTGTCGCTGTTCGGGGCCGTCAGCCCGCTGCAACTCGCTTTCGCCAACTGGGTGACCGAACCGAGGGGCCCGGCAGCAACCGGGATCGCTCAACTCTCCTGGGTGTTGTTCATCGTCGCACTGATCGTGGTCGTGATCGTCCTCGCGCTCTACCTGTTCGCCCTGACCTCCGAGGGCGCACCACGGGGAACCACTCCCAGCTGGTCGACGCCGTTCGTCGTCATCGGAGGGATCGTCGTCCCGACGTTCATCCTCATCTCGGTCCTCACCTACTCTCTCGGCAAGACCAGCGCTCTTCAGGAGGTCGGCGAAGGCGAGCCGATCACGATCGAGGTGGTAGGCAACCAGTGGTGGTGGGAGGTCCGCTACCCGGAAGAGGGCGTCGTGACAGCCAACGAGCTGCGCATACCAGTGGGAGTGCCCGTCCGTCTCGAACTGACCAGCGATGACGTCATCCACTCGTTCTGGGTACCGACGCTGAACGGCAAGATGGACCTGGTGCCCGGCCGCACAAACACCCTCATTATCGAAGCCGAAGAGGTAGGCCTCTACAGGGGCAGCTGCGCCGAGTACTGCGGCACCCAGCACGCCAAGATGAACCTGCTGGTGCTCGCCGAGCCCAGGGAGACCTTCGAGGGGTGGCTGGCCGATCAGCGGCGCTCTGCCGCGCTTCCGGACACGCCACTCGAGCGCGAGGGGCTGGAGGTGTTCCTCAGTTCAGCCTGCGTCTACTGTCACACCATCGAAGGCACGAACGCCACAGGCGACCTCGGGCCCGACCTCACCCACCTCGCCAGTCGCCTCACGCTGGGTGCAGGAACGATCGCGAACAACCGCGGCAACCTGGCAGGTTGGATCGTAAACTCGCAGGCGCTCAAGCCGGGCAATCGGATGCCGCCGATGTATCTGGAAGCAGACGACCTGCAGGCGCTGCTCGCCTACCTGGGGAGCCTGGAGTGA
- the ctaD gene encoding cytochrome c oxidase subunit I — protein MAVEMDRSTRVERFRRTWQVPRGIGSWFATVNNTSLGARYMVTSLAFFFLAGVMALFMRTQLAVPENTFLDPETYNELFTMHGSTMMFLFVIPFLEGLANFILPSMLGARDLAYPRVTAFGYWVYLFGGIVFFSSFLVDAVPDAGWFAYTPLSGPEFSGLGMDFWLLGLGAIELAGIATGVELAVSVLKLRAPGMSLDRMPIFAWAILVTAFAILFAFTVLLVSTILLELERSLGMPFFDPTLGGVPLLWQHLFWIFGHPEVYIMFIPATGIISMIIPTFARRPLAGHLLVVVALLATGFVSFGLWVHHMFTTGLPLLAASFFTVASFMIAIATGTQFFAWLATLWGSRPRFPVPFLFALGFIFNFLLGGVTGVMVAAVPFDWQAHDSYFVVAHFHYVLIGGVVFPIFAALYYWMPNIAGRKLDERIGAWNFWLTFIGFNLTFFPMHISGLLGMPRRVYTYQQGTGLEVPNLISTIGSYVLAVGFFLFVVNFLVTWRSGRKAPPNPWQAGTLEWAVSEPTPNYNFETPPVVSSRYPLWEQEHLSEGAERHRRLARELEAEPNRYRATLVTSVVSAEPQALWVLSGPSYTPIIVALGVTLIALGPVVKLYWLMAAGALLAVAGTTAWLWPSPSERERLLEDDLNDRLGLPLTATGRAETGWWGIVFFLLSAASVFAILFFSYFYIRLYSPEWPQGGLPLPELLLPGLAVIGLLLSAAAGYWALRSFSNRRSRGSTLGLALALLLGVLFLAARTYGLLRLPFPLDANAYAAIVYLISAVTILATFIGLSLLLGVLIRASRGHFDSDNYVAVRHALLVWNFVVAAGIVVYVVLDLSPHLL, from the coding sequence GTGGCGGTAGAGATGGACCGGTCGACCCGGGTGGAACGCTTCCGTCGAACCTGGCAGGTCCCGCGTGGGATCGGGTCCTGGTTCGCCACCGTCAACAACACCTCTCTGGGAGCCCGCTACATGGTGACTTCGCTCGCCTTCTTCTTCCTCGCGGGCGTGATGGCGCTCTTCATGCGGACCCAGTTGGCGGTGCCAGAGAACACCTTCCTCGACCCCGAGACCTATAACGAGCTGTTCACCATGCACGGCTCGACGATGATGTTCCTCTTCGTCATCCCCTTCCTCGAAGGGCTCGCCAACTTCATACTGCCGTCGATGCTCGGCGCGCGCGACCTCGCCTACCCGCGAGTGACCGCGTTCGGCTACTGGGTCTACCTGTTCGGCGGCATCGTGTTCTTCTCCAGCTTCCTCGTCGACGCGGTGCCCGACGCGGGCTGGTTCGCCTACACTCCACTCTCCGGACCCGAGTTCTCGGGGCTGGGCATGGACTTCTGGCTCCTCGGCCTGGGAGCCATCGAACTGGCGGGAATCGCCACCGGCGTCGAACTGGCCGTCTCGGTCCTCAAGCTGAGGGCACCAGGGATGTCCCTCGACCGGATGCCGATCTTCGCCTGGGCGATCCTGGTAACCGCCTTCGCGATCCTCTTCGCCTTCACCGTGCTCCTGGTGTCGACCATCCTGCTCGAACTGGAGAGGTCGCTGGGCATGCCTTTCTTCGATCCCACGCTGGGAGGCGTCCCGCTCCTGTGGCAGCACCTGTTCTGGATCTTCGGACACCCGGAGGTCTACATCATGTTCATCCCGGCGACCGGGATCATCTCGATGATCATCCCGACCTTCGCCCGAAGGCCCCTCGCCGGCCACCTCCTCGTCGTCGTCGCCCTGCTGGCAACCGGCTTCGTGAGCTTCGGACTATGGGTGCACCACATGTTCACGACGGGCTTACCGCTCCTCGCGGCCAGCTTCTTCACGGTCGCCAGCTTCATGATCGCCATCGCCACTGGAACCCAGTTCTTCGCCTGGCTCGCAACCCTCTGGGGCAGCAGGCCGAGGTTCCCCGTGCCGTTCCTCTTCGCGCTCGGCTTCATCTTCAACTTCCTGCTGGGCGGAGTGACCGGAGTCATGGTGGCGGCAGTACCGTTCGACTGGCAGGCTCACGACAGCTACTTCGTGGTCGCCCACTTCCACTACGTACTCATCGGTGGAGTCGTCTTCCCCATCTTCGCCGCCCTCTACTACTGGATGCCCAACATCGCCGGGAGGAAGCTCGATGAGCGGATCGGCGCCTGGAACTTCTGGCTCACCTTCATCGGCTTCAACCTCACCTTCTTCCCCATGCACATCTCTGGCCTCCTGGGCATGCCCAGGAGGGTCTACACCTACCAGCAGGGCACCGGGCTCGAGGTTCCCAACCTCATCTCGACGATCGGATCGTACGTGTTGGCGGTAGGCTTCTTCCTCTTCGTCGTCAACTTCCTGGTCACCTGGAGATCTGGGAGGAAAGCGCCGCCCAACCCGTGGCAGGCTGGGACACTCGAGTGGGCGGTCTCCGAGCCCACCCCCAACTACAACTTCGAAACCCCGCCGGTCGTTTCCAGTCGTTACCCCTTGTGGGAGCAGGAGCACCTGAGCGAAGGAGCCGAGCGCCATCGGCGGCTGGCCCGCGAACTGGAGGCGGAACCGAACCGCTACCGGGCCACTCTCGTGACGAGCGTCGTGAGCGCCGAGCCGCAAGCCCTCTGGGTACTCTCGGGACCCAGCTACACGCCGATCATCGTCGCGCTGGGCGTAACCCTCATCGCACTCGGGCCGGTCGTGAAGCTCTACTGGCTGATGGCCGCGGGGGCCCTGCTCGCTGTCGCCGGAACCACCGCCTGGCTCTGGCCCAGCCCTTCAGAGCGGGAGCGGCTGCTCGAGGATGACCTCAACGACCGACTGGGATTGCCGCTCACCGCTACCGGACGGGCCGAGACCGGCTGGTGGGGGATCGTGTTCTTCCTGTTGAGTGCCGCCTCTGTTTTCGCCATCCTCTTCTTCTCCTACTTTTACATCCGGCTCTACTCTCCGGAGTGGCCCCAGGGCGGCCTTCCGCTGCCGGAGCTACTCCTGCCCGGCCTTGCCGTCATCGGCCTGCTGCTTAGCGCCGCTGCCGGCTACTGGGCACTGAGGTCGTTCTCGAACCGAAGGTCGCGCGGTTCGACGCTCGGGCTCGCCTTGGCGCTCCTCCTCGGGGTGCTCTTCCTGGCCGCCCGGACCTACGGCCTCCTCAGGCTGCCTTTCCCGCTCGACGCGAACGCCTACGCCGCGATCGTCTACCTGATCTCGGCGGTCACCATCCTCGCCACATTCATCGGACTTAGCCTCCTGCTGGGCGTACTGATCCGCGCCAGCAGAGGCCATTTCGACAGCGACAACTACGTTGCGGTCCGCCACGCGCTGCTCGTCTGGAACTTCGTCGTTGCCGCCGGAATCGTCGTCTACGTCGTACTCGACCTCTCACCACATCTTCTTTAG